The proteins below are encoded in one region of Aspergillus nidulans FGSC A4 chromosome III:
- a CDS encoding uncharacterized protein (transcript_id=CADANIAT00006406), whose amino-acid sequence MSFTRTPLRLSRAIKTTRPQVTRRTYASEPAPQQGGNNSTWMIITAALGIPAAYYLFAGRGDTHPTPSEKDQPASRKAPAGGNSMSSKQEGLSNKDTSNPYINEPGKSITGEGETESAKFKGTVSPQRPQN is encoded by the exons ATGTCCTTTACACGCACCCCCCTCCGCCTCTCGCGGGCTATCAAGACCACACGCCCCCAAGTCACCCGCCGTACATACGCCTCAGAGCCTGCGCCGCAACAGGGCGGCAACAACTCGACATG GATGATCATTACCGCCGCCCTCGGCATCCCTGCCGCGTATTATCTCTTCGCGGGTCGCGGAGATACCCACCCAACCCCCTCTGAGAAGGACCAGCCAGCGAGCCGAAAGGCTCCTGCTGGAGGGAACAGCATGTCGTCGAAGCAGGAAGGTCTGAGCAACAAGGATACGAGCAACCCATATATCAACGAGCCCGGCAAGAGTATAACGGGCGAAGGCGAGACAGAGTCGGCCAAATTCAAGGGGACGGTTTCGCCGCAGAGGCCGCAAAACTGA
- a CDS encoding bZIP transcription factor (transcript_id=CADANIAT00006404), with translation MTSQTTFYQPDPSLDSAIAPESLFLGQEFSPEFLPLSLLEKDGHHHELPLEHMQFSPHQPAMVSVRAMQGESTNANEDMMRPRYRTRALRPAPRDTRKDSTDDFNQPGFLNSYGPMPSFSSFSSTSTTFNPAEQDPEFRFSPHSDISSNKSSSPLRWQTGDAEKRAKHLERNRAAASKSRQKKKRETDQLRTRFQEVSRRKSTLEIEIKELHSQLLSLKDQILMHSRCDDEAIHLYLGRMVKQATKHDSISSASSGTSASSREQDDEGDRSFGQRHGSECISPRQTVTSLHTQGPPHHHNLNHSRTSLNPAGMDLSNAHQGPMRMGDGSGLPCGVEKPIMNQMFSQHDPNNFDLQISIS, from the coding sequence ATTTCTGGGCCAGGAATTCTCTCCAgaatttcttcctctctctctaCTCGAAAAAGATGGGCATCATCACGAGCTGCCGCTGGAACACATGCAATTCTCACCCCACCAACCCGCTATGGTCTCCGTACGGGCCATGCAGGGCGAAAGCACAAATGCAAACGAGGACATGATGCGTCCTCGCTACCGCACCCGCGCCCTCCGCCCAGCGCCCCGCGACACCCGTAAAGACTCAACCGACGACTTCAACCAGCCGGGCTTCCTCAATTCTTACGGGCCAAtgccctctttctcatccttctcctctacTTCCACCACTTTTAACCCCGCAGAACAAGATCCAGAGTTCCGGTTCTCGCCGCACTCGGAtatcagcagcaacaagTCATCCTCGCCACTACGCTGGCAGACCGGAGACGCAGAGAAGCGAGCCAAGCACCTCGAGCGCAACCGGGCCGCTGCGAGCAAGTCGcgtcagaagaagaagcgagagaCGGACCAATTGCGGACACGGTTCCAGGAGGTGTCGCGTAGAAAGTCCACCCTTGAGATCGAAATCAAGGAACTGCACAGCCAACTGCTTTCGCTGAAAGACCAGATCCTCATGCACTCACGGTGCGATGATGAGGCTATCCACCTGTACTTGGGGCGTATGGTCAAGCAGGCAACAAAGCATGATTCCATCTCGTCGGCTTCGAGCGGGACCTCAGCTTCCAGCAGAGAACAGGACGACGAGGGTGACCGCTCGTTTGGCCAGCGTCACGGTTCAGAGTGTATCTCGCCGCGTCAGACTGTGACCAGCCTTCATACCCAGGGACCCCCTCACCATCACAATCTTAACCATTCCCGTACCAGTCTCAACCCAGCCGGTATGGACCTGTCAAACGCGCACCAGGGACCCATGCGGATGGGCGATGGATCTGGATTGCCGTGCGGCGTCGAGAAACCGATAATGAATCAGATGTTCTCACAGCATGATCCGAATAATTTCGACCTGCAAATTAGCATTTCTTAG
- a CDS encoding Gfo/Idh/MocA family protein (transcript_id=CADANIAT00006405) gives MALVLQTATFAHQYLNSFLYSQPRKSADALKLGVLSSAQINAAAIIHPVETHPHITLYGIASRNQSTSQSQAKKYHFKQAYGSYQALLDDPEIDVVYISTPNGQHFEWTTKAINAGKHVLCEKPFMSNGEEARKVVELAKEKGVVVEEAFHWQFHPAAHRFRALLESGEYGRVLRTKALMTASPGVPEGDIRWQYDLAGGSAMDMTYALSFTRYALETSHPKHIHSVAMKPYNHDPRVDEAMYAYLTFEASSNVGGGDVQSQIYTDMARSWTLGIIPRFWEYPSIEVETEKAIIYFYNAMMPHLYHYISVKEKLTGRVSTYRQYAGGPVWGSHEVSVGGKGGKSGWSTYRWQLEAFVEKVRGGNPPVWVGNEESVVQMEVIDQLYKAAGMPVRGEKTGSQSGDREKRG, from the exons atGGCCCTCGTCCTCCAAACCGCAACCTTTGCCCACCAGTATCTCAACTCCTTCCTCTACTCCCAGCCCAGGAAGTCCGCCGACGCCCTCAAACTAGGCGTCTTGTCGTCTGCTCAGATCAATGCGGCAGCCA TAATTCACCCCGTCGAAACGCACCCGCACATAACACTGTACGGCATCGCCTCTCGCAACCAAAGCACTTCACAGTCCCAGGCGAAGAAATACCACTTTAAGCAGGCTTATGGGTCGTACCAAGCTCTTTTGGACGATCCCGAGATCGACGTGGTTTACATCTCTACGCCAAACGGGCAGCACTTCGAGTGGACCACGAAAGCAATCAACGCAGGCAAGCATGTCCTCTGTGAGAAGCCGTTTATGAGTAATGGCGAGGAGGCGAGGAAAGTTGTCGAACtggcaaaggagaagggggtagttgttgaggaggcg TTCCATTGGCAATTCCACCCTGCCGCACACCGATTCCGCGCTCTCCTCGAATCAGGAGAGTATGGACGGGTTCTGCGCACCAAGGCGCTCATGACTGCATCACCAGGTGTGCCAGAAGGCGATATCCGATGGCAATATGATCTAGCTGGTGGATCAGCAATGGACATGACCTATGCGCTGTCATTTACGCGGTACGCACTGGAAACATCTCACCCAAAGCATATCCACAGCGTAGCTATGAAGCCATACAACCATGATCCCCGCGTCGACGAGGCCATGTACGCATATCTCACCTTCGAAGCCTCGTCCaatgtcggcggcggcgacgtCCAGAGCCAGATCTATACGGACATGGCGCGGTCCTGGACGCTAGGTATCATCCCACGGTTCTGGGAATACCCGAGCATCGAGGTTGAGACGGAGAAGGCAATTATCTACTTCTACAACGCAATGATGCCGCATCTTTACCACTATATCAGTGTCAAGGAGAAACTGACGGGGAGAGTTAGTACGTATCGGCAGTATGCGGGAGGTCCCGTCTGGGGTTCCCATGAAGTGAGTGTTGGTGGGAAAGGAGGGAAGAGCGGGTGGAGCACGTATCGGTGGCAATTGGAAGCGTTCGTGGAGAAGGTCCGTGGGGGCAATCCGCCGGTTTGGGTTGGGAATGAGGAAAGTGTGGTACAGATGGAGGTTATTGATCAGTTGTATAAGGCCGCGGGAATGCCGGTAAGGGGAGAAAAGACTGGATCACAGAGTGGGGACCGGGAGAAGAGGGGGTAG